A genomic stretch from Setaria italica strain Yugu1 chromosome VII, Setaria_italica_v2.0, whole genome shotgun sequence includes:
- the LOC101783028 gene encoding BTB/POZ and MATH domain-containing protein 1: MATAGSSKPFGSMSAIVADAASGYHILKIDGYSGTKGTPTGEYIKSRPFTVGGHRWCIQYYPNGHTSESADCVSLFLSLDDESVTKALKVQHRFCFIDDMEEETPSLTSESVNSFGSHSGWGRPWFIKREALEKSKHLKDDSFFVRCDVAIINELYTEEMSEAPTATFVSVPPSDLHQHLGDLLQSEKGADVVFEVGSETFKAHRCVLAARSPVFSAELFGLMKESDAAGIVHVDDMEAHVFKALLFFVYTDSLPELNGEAEVAMSQHLLVAADRYNLERLKLICERKLCKCIEASTLATILALSEQHYCHGLKKACFNFLSSPVNLKAVLATDAFEYLNKSCPSVLKELIAKLAK, from the coding sequence ATGGCCACCGCTGGCAGCAGCAAGCCGTTCGGATCCATGTCGGCCATCGTCGCAGACGCCGCGAGCGGGTACCACATCCTCAAGATCGATGGCTACTCCGGCACTAAGGGGACGCCGACAGGAGAGTACATCAAGTCCCGACCCTTCACTGTGGGCGGCCATCGCTGGTGCATCCAATATTATCCCAACGGACATACCTCGGAGTCTGCAGATTGTGTAtccctttttctttcccttgatGATGAAAGTGTCACCAAGGCACTGAAGGTGCAACATAGATTCTGTTTCATCGACGATATGGAGGAGGAAACTCCATCGTTGACATCAGAATCCGTAAACTCCTTCGGGAGCCACAGTGGCTGGGGCAGGCCGTGGTTCATCAAAAGGGAAGCTTTGGAGAAATCGAAGCATCTGAAGGACGATTCTTTCTTCGTCCGCTGCGATGTGGCCATCATCAATGAGTTATACACAGAGGAGATGTCCGAGGCCCCTACCGCGACCTTCGTCTCCGTGCCCCCATCGGACTTGCATCAACATCTTGGCGACCTCCTCCAGAGCGAGAAGGGCGCTGATGTGGTGTTTGAGGTTGGCAGCGAGACATTCAAGGCGCATAGGTGCGTGCTTGCAGCCAGGTCACCAGTCTTCAGCGCAGAGCTCTTTGGCCTAATGAAGGAGAGTGATGCTGCAGGCATCGTCCACGTAGACGACATGGAGGCACATGTTTTCAAGGCGTTGCTCTTCTTCGTTTACACTGACTCGTTGCCAGAGCTGAACGGAGAAGCGGAAGTTGCCATGTCCCAACATCTCCTTGTTGCTGCGGACAGGTATAACCTTGAGAGGCTCAAGCTGATTTGCGAACGCAAACTATGCAAGTGCATTGAGGCAAGCACTTTGGCAACTATCTTGGCGTTATCTGAGCAGCACTACTGCCATGGACTGAAGAAGGCATGCTTCAACTTCCTCAGCTCTCCTGTAAATCTGAAGGCTGTCCTTGCAACCGACGCCTTCGAGTATCTGAATAAAAGCTGTCCTTCTGTTTTAAAGGAATTGATTGCCAAGCTTGCTAAGTAA